A genomic region of Caulobacter vibrioides contains the following coding sequences:
- a CDS encoding rod-binding protein: MNALSALASLTPRIDAAATTAKQLVMSAEEKAKRARIADTAKTFEASFLSVMTQQMFEGVKTSAPFGGGNGEAMFKSILTDAMSKEIAQAGGIGLSSTIQREMLKLQGLKE; encoded by the coding sequence ATGAACGCCCTCTCCGCCCTCGCCAGCCTTACCCCGCGTATCGACGCCGCCGCGACCACCGCCAAGCAACTGGTGATGTCGGCCGAGGAGAAGGCCAAGCGCGCCCGGATCGCCGACACCGCCAAGACCTTCGAGGCCTCGTTCCTGTCGGTCATGACCCAGCAGATGTTCGAGGGGGTCAAAACCTCCGCGCCGTTCGGCGGCGGCAACGGCGAGGCGATGTTCAAGTCGATCCTCACCGACGCGATGTCGAAGGAAATCGCCCAGGCGGGCGGCATTGGCCTGTCGTCGACGATCCAGCGCGAAATGCTGAAGCTTCAGGGCCTGAAGGAGTAA
- a CDS encoding flagellar basal body protein codes for MAIAAVDADDRVHQLILLTERLTDLIAKEAVAFETHRPHEAARYVEETAKLANLYRHESMRVRANVALVESARLELRQRLMRATEAFDAVLARQARAVNAAKTVTEGLVHAVAQEIASQRAAPATTYGAGGMVTDRPQHGAAITLNRKA; via the coding sequence ATGGCCATCGCCGCCGTCGACGCCGACGATCGCGTCCACCAGCTGATCCTGCTGACCGAACGCCTGACCGACCTGATCGCCAAGGAAGCGGTCGCCTTCGAGACGCATCGCCCGCACGAGGCGGCGCGGTACGTCGAGGAGACCGCCAAGCTCGCCAACCTGTATCGCCATGAGTCGATGCGGGTCCGCGCCAATGTCGCGCTGGTCGAGAGCGCGCGTCTGGAGCTGCGTCAGCGGCTGATGCGCGCCACCGAGGCCTTCGACGCCGTGCTGGCCCGCCAGGCGCGCGCGGTGAACGCAGCCAAGACCGTCACCGAGGGCCTCGTCCACGCGGTGGCGCAGGAGATCGCCAGCCAGCGCGCCGCGCCCGCCACCACCTATGGCGCCGGCGGCATGGTCACCGATCGGCCACAGCACGGCGCGGCGATCACGCTGAACCGTAAGGCCTAA